A single genomic interval of Zingiber officinale cultivar Zhangliang chromosome 4A, Zo_v1.1, whole genome shotgun sequence harbors:
- the LOC121971969 gene encoding probable signal peptidase complex subunit 1 isoform X2 yields the protein MDWQGQKRAETLMQILLVVFAVAALGIGYTLASFQTMMLIYAGGVVLTALITVPNWPFFNRHHLKWLDPSEAEKHPKPQVNVPTTTKKKSSKNKQ from the coding sequence ATGGATTGGCAAGGTCAGAAGCGCGCGGAGACCCTAATGCAGATCTTGCTTGTGGTTTTCGCAGTCGCCGCCTTGGGGATCGGGTACACCCTTGCCTCCTTTCAGACCATGATGCTTATCTACGCCGGTGGAGTCGTGCTCACCGCGCTGATCACCGTGCCCAATTGGCCCTTCTTCAACCGCCACCACTTGAAGTGGTTGGATCCCAGTGAAGCAGAGAAGCATCCGAAACCGCAGGTGAATGTTCCCACCACTACCAAGAAAAAATCTTCCAAGAACAAACAGTAG
- the LOC121971968 gene encoding ABC transporter I family member 11, chloroplastic-like isoform X2, whose amino-acid sequence MKVVISVINCVTIPFDYGHPGIGLGHNSFPSYKIGHTTKWRVDSKTRALRISFAHSCLEVRRVNYRPPGTQQNLLDEVSFSLPEKSFGLIFGRSGSGKTTLLHLLAGLSKPTSGSITIQRYGNDGNPSQSSEPLAPESVGMVFQFPERYFLANTILEEMTFGWPRQKADFALRERLALKLQYAINSVGLNNISLDEDPHSLSGGYKRRLALAIQLVQTPQLLLLDEPLAGLDWKARADVVKLLKHLKKELTILVVSHDLRELSSLVDRSWRMQMGGILKEEALPL is encoded by the exons ATGAAGGTTGTGATTTCTGTCATTAATTGTGTTACTATTCCATTTGATTATGGTCATCCTGGCATTGGTCTTGGGCACAATAGCTTCCCTTCATACAAGATTGGGCACACAACAAAGTGGAG GGTTGATTCAAAGACACGGGCACTTCGAATCTCATTTGCACATTCTTGCCTTGAA GTAAGAAGGGTCAACTATCGGCCACCTGGGACACAACAGAATCTCTTGGATGAAGTTAGTTTTTCTCTTCCAGAGAAAAG CTTTGGTTTGATATTTGGACGAAGTGGAAGTGGAAAAACTACTCTCTTACAT CTTTTAGCTGGACTTTCAAAACCCACATCTGGTTCCATAACCATTCAGAGATATGGAAACGATGGTAATCCAAGTCAATCATCAGAACCATTAGCACCAGAAAGTGTTGGTATGGTATTTCAGTTTCCTGAGAG GTATTTTTTGGCCAATACTATTCTCGAGGAAATGACCTTTGGCTGGCCAAGGCAGAAGGCAGATTTTGCGTTGAGAGAACGGCTCGCTTTAAAACTACAGTATGCAATTAACTCG GTTGGCTTGAATAATATATCTTTGGATGAAGACCCTCATTCTCTGAGTGGTGGCTATAAGCGACGCCTTGCTTTAGCAATTCAATTA GTTCAAACCCCACAACTTTTGCTACTAGATGAGCCACTTGCAGGTCTTG ATTGGAAAGCTCGTGCTGATGTTGTGAAGTTGCTAAAGCATTTAAAGAAGGAATTGACCATACTGGTTGTTAGCCATGACCTAAG AGAACTTTCATCTCTAGTGGATAGATCATGGAGGATGCAAATGGGAGGAATTCTCAAGGAAGAAGCCCTTCCTCTTTAA
- the LOC121971973 gene encoding transcription factor bHLH78-like produces the protein MELSSVRTGKEPFFSGAVIPPEVGFSHAAGLPEKGKDGGGAKRRRAEHSSGDHREQDSGKNSSPPEPPKDYIHVRARRGQATDSHSLAERVRRERISERMKLLQGLVPGCNKITSKALVLDEIINYVQSLQRQVEFLSTKLAAYMETLLDQNIDQGDAYPRMQLEYPYLDGFTDALSQVSDSWDDELQRVVQNWKSSY, from the exons ATGGAGCTTTCTTCCGTCCGAACGGGAAAGGAGCCATTTTTCTCCGGCGCGGTGATTCCCCCGGAGGTGGGTTTCTCGCACGCCGCCGGCCTGCCGGAAAAGGGGAAAGATGGTGGCGGAGCAAAGAGACGCAGAGCAGAGCACAGCTCCGGCGATCACCGGGAACAGGACAGCGGGAAGAATTCCTCGCCGCCGGAGCCTCCCAAGGACTACATCCACGTCCGAGCGAGGAGAGGGCAGGCCACCGACAGCCACAGCCTCGCCGAGAGG GTGAGGAGAGAAAGGATCAGCGAGAGGATGAAGCTCCTGCAAGGTCTCGTCCCCGGCTGCAACAAGATTACCAGCAAAGCCCTCGTGCTCGATGAGATCATCAACTACGTGCAGTCACTGCAGCGACAAGTCGAG TTCTTGTCCACCAAACTTGCAGCCTACATGGAGACTCTCCTCGATCAAAAT ATCGATCAGGGAGATGCTTATCCAAGAATGCAGCTTGAATATCCTTACCTCGATGGATTCACAGATGCTCTCTCTCAGGTCAGTGATTCGTGGGACGATGAACTCCAGAGAGTTGTTCAGAATTGGAAGAGTTCTTACTGA
- the LOC121971969 gene encoding probable signal peptidase complex subunit 1 isoform X1 — MMDWQGQKRAETLMQILLVVFAVAALGIGYTLASFQTMMLIYAGGVVLTALITVPNWPFFNRHHLKWLDPSEAEKHPKPQVNVPTTTKKKSSKNKQ; from the exons ATG ATGGATTGGCAAGGTCAGAAGCGCGCGGAGACCCTAATGCAGATCTTGCTTGTGGTTTTCGCAGTCGCCGCCTTGGGGATCGGGTACACCCTTGCCTCCTTTCAGACCATGATGCTTATCTACGCCGGTGGAGTCGTGCTCACCGCGCTGATCACCGTGCCCAATTGGCCCTTCTTCAACCGCCACCACTTGAAGTGGTTGGATCCCAGTGAAGCAGAGAAGCATCCGAAACCGCAGGTGAATGTTCCCACCACTACCAAGAAAAAATCTTCCAAGAACAAACAGTAG
- the LOC121971968 gene encoding ABC transporter I family member 11, chloroplastic-like isoform X1, whose protein sequence is MKVVISVINCVTIPFDYGHPGIGLGHNSFPSYKIGHTTKWRRVDSKTRALRISFAHSCLEVRRVNYRPPGTQQNLLDEVSFSLPEKSFGLIFGRSGSGKTTLLHLLAGLSKPTSGSITIQRYGNDGNPSQSSEPLAPESVGMVFQFPERYFLANTILEEMTFGWPRQKADFALRERLALKLQYAINSVGLNNISLDEDPHSLSGGYKRRLALAIQLVQTPQLLLLDEPLAGLDWKARADVVKLLKHLKKELTILVVSHDLRELSSLVDRSWRMQMGGILKEEALPL, encoded by the exons ATGAAGGTTGTGATTTCTGTCATTAATTGTGTTACTATTCCATTTGATTATGGTCATCCTGGCATTGGTCTTGGGCACAATAGCTTCCCTTCATACAAGATTGGGCACACAACAAAGTGGAG AAGGGTTGATTCAAAGACACGGGCACTTCGAATCTCATTTGCACATTCTTGCCTTGAA GTAAGAAGGGTCAACTATCGGCCACCTGGGACACAACAGAATCTCTTGGATGAAGTTAGTTTTTCTCTTCCAGAGAAAAG CTTTGGTTTGATATTTGGACGAAGTGGAAGTGGAAAAACTACTCTCTTACAT CTTTTAGCTGGACTTTCAAAACCCACATCTGGTTCCATAACCATTCAGAGATATGGAAACGATGGTAATCCAAGTCAATCATCAGAACCATTAGCACCAGAAAGTGTTGGTATGGTATTTCAGTTTCCTGAGAG GTATTTTTTGGCCAATACTATTCTCGAGGAAATGACCTTTGGCTGGCCAAGGCAGAAGGCAGATTTTGCGTTGAGAGAACGGCTCGCTTTAAAACTACAGTATGCAATTAACTCG GTTGGCTTGAATAATATATCTTTGGATGAAGACCCTCATTCTCTGAGTGGTGGCTATAAGCGACGCCTTGCTTTAGCAATTCAATTA GTTCAAACCCCACAACTTTTGCTACTAGATGAGCCACTTGCAGGTCTTG ATTGGAAAGCTCGTGCTGATGTTGTGAAGTTGCTAAAGCATTTAAAGAAGGAATTGACCATACTGGTTGTTAGCCATGACCTAAG AGAACTTTCATCTCTAGTGGATAGATCATGGAGGATGCAAATGGGAGGAATTCTCAAGGAAGAAGCCCTTCCTCTTTAA
- the LOC121971971 gene encoding receptor protein kinase TMK1-like, whose protein sequence is MVRKKRHRRLIVFLLFFLLCFRPIQCRSATSSEDVDAMSDLSLSLSGLPSSWKPGSDPCSWDGVTCSAGRVTDINLVSRGVSGSLPPSLSSLSALTSLNLQHNRLSGPLPLLPNLSSLQSISLEDNAFDSIPDSFFAGLLGLQSITLDGLPLAPWNLTRDLASAAGLAEFSAANSSLYGPLPDFLGSLPSLSILRLSYNHLSGTLPPSFAGSGLQQLFLNSQQSPDKLSGRIDVIGAMPQLTVFWIQTNAFTGPIPDLSNLTSLESFNARDNALTGVVPASLTASLTLKNVSLSNNVLQGSFPQFASKSVAVDIDKGNQFCRPAPGPCDPRVTVLLDIAAGFGYPALLAKSWKGDQPCGANWLGVTCDAQGNAIVLNFANQHFGGEISPVFSNLTSLRQLILSSNDLSGSIPGSLTQLPQLQLLDVTNNSLSGKVPAFGTSVTLKLDGNPKLGDDSGSGGGSSPFSKSTPSSSALIAGLILAMAVAMAVVIACSVGFYYRRRKLEEKSKHILTDTQSYKIGLNGLNCNSESIAPISTDSLNQYSVEAQSMHISIQSLRTATGNFSKANILGSGGFGVVYKGNHNGTVIAVKRNGYDLMGNKGNEEFKAEIEVLRKVKHKNLVALVGFSNEDRERLLVYEYMAGGTLTERLFKWQDTGEPPLNWNQRLVIALDVARAIEYLHSFAQESYIHRDLKPSNILLDKDLRAKVSDFGLVKLAADNQKSMQTRLAGTFGYLAPEYATTGRVSTKVDVYAFGVILMELITGRKVLDETQDPEDIHLVAFFRRKFSQEKDKFLTEMMDQTLELDEEAKQSWAEVGDLAWHSTTREPHQRPDMSHAVNRLAPLVDQWRPTNYVDEDDDEPSMSLTERMERWQCKDTTFTTYTFDSTLK, encoded by the exons atggtgaggaagaagaggcaTCGCCGCCTCATCGtatttctcctcttcttcctcctctgcttCCGCCCGATCCAATGTCGCTCCGCCACATCCTCCGAAGACGTAGACGCCATGTCCGAcctttccctctccctctccggcCTCCCCTCCAGCTGGAAGCCCGGCTCAGACCCTTGCTCCTGGGACGGCGTCACCTGCTCCGCCGGCCGCGTCACCGACATCAATCTCGTCTCCCGAGGAGTCTCCGGctctctccctccctccctctcctctctttccGCCCTCACCTCTCTCAACCTCCAGCACAACCGCCTCTCTGGCCCCCTCCCCCTCCTCCCCAACCTTTCTTCCCTCCAATCCATCTCCCTCGAAGACAACGCCTTCGATTCCATCCCCGACTCTTTCTTCGCCGGCCTCCTTGGCCTTCAATCCATCACCCTCGATGGCCTTCCCCTCGCTCCGTGGAACCTCACCCGCGACCTTGCCTCCGCCGCTGGCCTCGCTGAGTTCTCCGCCGCCAATTCCTCCCTCTACGGCCCCCTCCCTGACTTCCTTGGCTCCCTCCCCAGCCTCAGCATCCTTCGTCTCTCTTACAATCACCTCTCCGGCACCCTCCCCCCGTCTTTTGCCGGCTCCGGTCTCCAGCAGCTCTTCCTCAACAGCCAGCAGTCTCCCGACAAACTCTCCGGTCGCATCGACGTCATCGGCGCCATGCCCCAGCTCACCGTCTTCTGGATCCAGACCAACGCCTTCACTGGCCCTATTCCCGACCTCTCCAATCTCACCTCCCTCGAGTCCTTCAACGCCCGCGACAACGCCCTTACAGGCGTCGTCCCTGCCTCCCTCACCGCCTCCCTCACCCTCAAAAACGTTTCCCTCTCCAACAATGTGCTCCAGGGCTCATTCCCGCAGTTCGCCAGCAAATCTGTTGCCGTTGATATCGACAAGGGCAACCAATTCTGCAGGCCTGCACCTGGCCCGTGCGATCCTCGTGTCACCGTGCTGCTCGACATAGCTGCCGGGTTTGGTTACCCCGCTCTGCTCGCCAAGTCCTGGAAGGGCGATCAGCCCTGCGGCGCCAATTGGCTCGGCGTTACTTGTGACGCGCAGGGGAATGCCATCGTCCTCAACTTCGCTAACCAGCACTTCGGCGGGGAGATCTCACCGGTCTTTTCCAATCTCACCTCGCTGCGCCAGCTGATCCTCAGCAGCAATGACCTGTCCGGCTCGATTCCCGGGAGTTTGACGCAGCTCCCGCAGCTCCAGCTGCTGGACGTCACCAATAATAGCCTCTCAGGCAAGGTCCCTGCATTTGGCACTTCTGTGACGCTCAAGCTCGACGGCAACCCGAAGCTTGGAGACGACTCTGGTTCAGGAGGTGGAAGTTCTCCATTCAGTAAGTCAACGCCGTCTTCTTCAGCCTTGATTGCCGGCTTGATCTTAGCCATGGCGGTAGCCATGGCGGTCGTCATTGCTTGCTCAGTCGGCTTTTATTATCGGAGAAGAAAACTAGAAGAGAAATCCAAGCACATACTGACTGATACACAATCATATAAGATAGGACTGAATGGATTGAATTGCAATAGTGAGAGCATTGCCCCGATCAGCACCGACAGTTTGAATCAATACTCAGTTGAAGCTCAAAGCATGCACATCTCAATTCAATCCCTGAGAACGGCCACTGGTAACTTCAGCAAAGCCAATATCTTGGGAAGTGGCGGTTTTGGTGTTGTATACAAAGGGAACCACAATGGAACAGTGATTGCTGTGAAAAGAAATGGATATGATCTTATGGGTAACAAGGGAAATGAGGAGTTCAAAGCAGAGATTGAAGTTCTTAGAAAGGTTAAACACAAGAATTTAGTTGCACTTGTTGGGTTTAGCAATGAGGATCGAGAAAGACTTTTGGTGTACGAGTACATGGCTGGGGGTACCTTAACAGAACGTCTATTTAAGTGGCAGGATACCGGCGAACCCCCGCTGAATTGGAATCAGCGGCTCGTGATTGCTCTGGATGTTGCTAGAGCAATAGAGTACTTGCATAGTTTTGCTCAAGAAAGTTACATCCACAGAGATCTAAAGCCTTCTAATATACTATTGGACAAAGATTTGAGGGCAAAGGTTTCTGATTTTGGGCTAGTCAAGCTCGCCGCAGATAATCAAAAATCAATGCAGACGCGGTTAGCAGGCACATTCGGGTATCTTGCACCTGAATATGCTA CCACAGGAAGGGTGTCGACTAAAGTCGATGTTTATGCATTCGGCGTGATACTAATGGAGCTAATTACCGGAAGAAAAGTTCTAGACGAGACGCAAGATCCTGAGGACATCCATTTGGTGGCATTCTTCCGCAGAAAATTTTCCCAAGAGAAGGACAAATTTCTAACTGAAATGATGGATCAGACTCTAGAACTAGACGAGGAAGCTAAGCAAAGCTGGGCAGAGGTGGGCGACCTAGCATGGCACTCGACGACTCGAGAGCCCCACCAGAGGCCTGACATGAGCCATGCCGTCAACCGACTAGCCCCCCTGGTTGATCAATGGAGGCCAACGAACTATGtcgatgaagatgatgatgagccAAGCATGAGTCTCACAGAAAGGATGGAGAGATGGCAATGTAAGGATACCACTTTCACCACATATACATTTGATTCCACATTGAAGTGA